The following DNA comes from Rhipicephalus microplus isolate Deutch F79 chromosome 6, USDA_Rmic, whole genome shotgun sequence.
TACGTCTGTTGTAGTAATATAGATATGAAAACCTCCTTCCAAAATAAAGACGGTGGTCGCAGTAGCAGGCTGCAAATATGAAAACAGTATCACGATAAGTAAGTAAAACAATCACAATTATTTGTGGATGACACATTTATTATTACGAATAATTGTAAAAAATTACGTCTGATGAAGTGCATTGTTGGAATTCGTGTATTGTGAATCAAAGAGTCAAAAGTTGCTGAGACGGATTTTTGGTGATGCCTCTTAGGCAACGCTGGATCAGAACATTGAAGGAAATTTGTTAATTCTTGTCAACTGAAAGGCATACCTGGCCATAGCACATGCAGAATAGAACATGCCTCGACGTAATGTCAATACTCACATTTGACCACAAACATTGTGTTTATGCAAATGAAGCGCATGCTCAAGTGTACCGATCAATAGATCATACGTAGTGCCCATTCCCGTATTCCCCCAGAGATGTTTGAAGTGAACTACTGTTTGACGACTAAGGACTGCATATTGCTCCCTAATTGCTTTGCGTTATTCTGATCTGGCTGCACCCACGAACGCAATTTTTTACTACGCGTGGCAGGCTATGCCTCAATTTTTCGAAACATAACAGCTGTTTAAAACTTTCATCTTGAGATTACATAGAAGGCACCTGCAGCTGTATTCGTTCTAGGTGTAAAATGAGCAGAAAAAATTACGCTGGATCATTTCGTAATACCGGTGCATCTCAATGACATGCAGATTGCCTGCCCCACCCCCTCCTTCAAATTCCCTGGCCCAGCTGTCGAACAAACGAACGCAGTGATAGCCGCACTCGCTGCAGTGGTTGATGCAATGCTCGCGATGCTGCCGGCTGACTCTCGGGTGCTAAGATTATGTTCCTCAGCTATTTCCGCACATGAGCTCATTGTGCTAGGAATTCAGTCAGCCAGTTGAGACCTCACCGATGACAACTGGACTCTGACCCGCGAGGTCATCAGGACTCTATTTTTCTTCTGCCTGGGCTACGTGCTCAGGCAAGAGCTTCACGTGCTCCCACTTTTCTAGAGCGCCCCTCCGGCCTTCTCAATGGCTTTCTTTTCAGTGGCGCATGATGTGCGGTGACTTAACTTTACATACGTATGATGGGtccctctttttcttttgtttcccgCAGTCTTTTCACTTCACATATATTTCACTCCTCTCACCTCTGTGCTCTACTTGTTAGTTGTGCTCCCTTGTGAGAGGTATTTGCGGTGTGCACTTTCGCTTTCATGGCTCAATGCAAAAAAATACATGTTTCTCAGCGAGTATTTGGTTAGAATTCTGTGCCAGCAGTCAAAATAGCGACAATAAGTGCCTTATACGATCAGTTTTGGTACGCAAAATGTTACAGTGCGTTAATATCGGCTGCATATGTTAAGCCCTGCCCGTTGTAGAGCAATATAGAATTGTAGCCTATGAAAATATAACAACGATAAGGAAATACCACATCAAGGACatatgttttattttgtttttagagcCAAAGCTGTATACGGCCAGGAGCAACGAATATCTGCTCTGCAGCGGTGTCATGAGCGGTCTCCATTGGCTAGGTTATTAGCAACGTCGTCCCCTAGCAGAAATACGGAGTGGTTTAGTCTGAACATTTTGAATTATGCGAGGAGTTATTTTAGTTGCATTGGCTAACGTAGGCAGGTCTTACCGAAGTGATCCACGGAAAACGACTCTGTATAGTTCAGACATAGCGGCTGTGGACATTCTTCAACTCCTTCCAGCGAAGAACTTCAACAATTGTGAGATTACTGTCAACTGCTATTTTATGTAGGATACATTAAAGCTTCTTGAGAGGTCAGTGTCAAATATAACTTCTAGCCACTTGTACTATTGGACGTAAGGTATCCTTTTGCCAATTACCCTGACGCTTTAGCCCTCCATTGCTTTGCACGTAAATTCCCCAAGCACACAATTCTAAGGGGAAATTTTCAAAAATTCTTTACGGGCGTAAATAGCAAGCAGCTTGAGTGTAGGCTCTTTCAATTCACGCTCGCAGCTGTAGGTGTGTCAATGCAGCCGTCCACATGGAGGTGTCGTCTGTGCGTACAtagacaatctgacagtacttggcagatgttCATGGTGAGTGATTAGCACCTAATTGAATACTACAGGGTTAAAAAAAGCCACCTAAAGAAGAACATGGGGGCTGTGATGTAGCGAACTGTCGCCGCCCTCGGTTCTCACAAAAAAGTCACACCTTttctgcaaaggcgaagcaatgaactcaATAGAAACAAATTGGAGGGTGACGCGCAGAATGATAAGctgatcaaaacgtgccccacgtttctggCACACAAATCacgcactaaacgtactcacATGTACACATGAACTCAATATAAGCGTCTCTtgtgttacttcgctgtgtctgaaaagcgcgcttttcgtgcaaacggagactgtgcaacaatcgCGGTGATCTTTGCGTGCCCGCTAAATACGACAGAACCGTTCCGGGAAATCTTGACGTCCAGCCAGAACGTACCATTCTCCTCACCACCAGTAAATGCAGGCGAGTGAGCACCGACCTCCTCCTCTCCgatgggcaaagtacgcgtgggagatgaaagCGCACCGTCGCGTCGTGACAATGCGGTGACGCGCGCTCATTAAGCTATCTTGCTGGTAATACTGCAAACACGATGGttcccctccccccttcctgAGATGCTCGTCACTATCGGTAAGTGGTCGATATAAATCGACGTGCTCCTAAATGGCTAAGTGCATAAAGCCCTGTATTCACGTTGTAAAAGTCTCACCTTCGATTCCGCGCGTCAGAGTCTTTTTATGGCTTATTTTTTGTTCTTCAGTTTTCATACAAATAGATCCGTATGCATATACGGTAAGTGACGGTGATGCCAACGCCGACGTCAACGTCAACGCCGgctgcaaaatccagccgagagtgtccatataactgctgtCGCAATAAAAGGGCCGCTCGGAGAGATAACTGCGCTGCCACTAAAACATGCGACTGGCCGTTCCTGCCATTTTTTAGAGCGACGACGATGCTTCATGCATTACGTTGTTATACGCCCCTTTAGCATTGAGGAATAGAGAGTCACAGAGCAGCTGACGGCCCTTCTTCTGTTCTGTGTAGGCGGTCTGGTCGACAATGCTATGAATTAACGATCAACCACGGTGTATTCCGTCATGGTGTCTGGGTAGATGATGTGTTGCTCCAGGTACCCTTATAGTGTCCTATTATCACCCACTCCAGTACTATGGCCATGCAACTAGCCAGAGCAGTCTGCTTGTACGACGTTAGCATCATTGGTGACTTTCCAGGCTTTAGTAACTGAACCAGATGACAGGTCTTCCACATAAATGGGTATTGCCCTCTCATGACGATTCATTGCATATCTCGAGGACGGCAGCTATCTCACGGAAACCTTTGTGACACATTGATCTCTTAGAAGTTCTATGAGGCTTCAGTGCTCATGTttgtctacacaaagccagtggtTCTTTAAGGTCATGAATTGAGAAGCATAGGTAGTTATGGCGATCGCGTAATTGCGGACCACCACGTGACGACCGAAAGCTGTTTTGAACTGTGAGCTGACCAGTACTTTTGCACTGAACTCTTGCTTCACGTCGACCCCCAATCACTATTGAAATAAGGCTAGAGGCCCAAAGAAGACCACTGGACGCGACGTGTCGGGAGCCCTTTTACTCTCCTGCCTACGTATAAAAAATACCTGAGCGATCTAACAACGCGCAAAAGGCAGCCCATCGTTGTGACTCTAACTTCTTAATATGGCGTTGCATATTCTGCTGTAGTCTTCTTGTGATTCGTAAAGGGTCGATTGCTTTCACGCAGCTGCACCATCGTTCGGCACATTGTCAGACAGCCTGAAGTCGTCCAAACTGTATACAAAATGTGATGCTTTTGAATAGCATGGGAGGGTGCACACCATGGTTGCATGGTGAACTTCATCACCTCTATGAAGTGAAATGAGTTGTCTTCACATCGTTCTTTTGTAAGAAATTGAAACTTAGTCCAGTTCACTACTTGAATAGTGCCGCGTACATCGCTAGGTGATAATCCTCTTACCTTCTCATAGGTGGCATTGTGGTTGTTCTTATGTTTTTTATATCCACAGACCATCTGGCACATCTCATTAGAGTTCAAGAGATAAAggccaagtcaaggcagctgctgtatcaAGGGCCACGTAAAAACGTGGGACTGCCAGCATTTTACAAGAACAGCTTATTGTCTCAAGGAAGCGTTACCACACTTCTGCCTTTTGTGCAGATCTTCAGGCTCGCCCACGGCTTATTGTGGGCGTGGAAATCACGAAACATAATCCATGGGCCAAAACTGAAGGAGAGTATGGTTTGCAGTATTTTGTGAACAAATTTATTTGTTGTAGACAGGTGGTCAACGACAACGGGGATGATAAGGTTCCTTTTCTTCACTGTTGGCTTACGTATTGTTTATCCTCGTCAGCTAGTACAGGCTGAAGAACGTGTCAGTTGATGGCCAATAAACAGCAGGAACTTACTTCGGGGTCAAGCGTGGCCACCATCACAACTGCACCTAAGGGATGGCCTCACTCCACTGAATGCCCCTCAGCGATGACCTCTGCCCCTCAGCCATGACCTCACTCCTCCGCTGTACGCATAGGCAAGCGCTATCTGTGTATCTTGAGAATATCACGCCAAATGAGATCAAAGAGGCATGACTTAACGCTAAGAGAAACATCTTGGCAAATGATATACTCTACATGAATGCACTGAGCACACATCAGAAAGTGACGCAGCTGGATAACATCGAAGCCAAATACATCAAAATGAAGTCTATTCGTACCATTCCAATACAGTACAATCTTTTGTCCACAACACACCTTAATTCTATGGTTACGATCGAGATGCGTCATTATAGTTAGCGATGCGGCGTTTGATGATTGAATAGCTTTGGTCTACACATTAGTGTATATTTTAATAGGTATATTTATTTGAATGTTCTGACTAAACAAAATAAGTTATCATGGCATTCTTACCTAATGGACTGAATGTGCAGTAGAGACTGTCGATGTACTTTGTGCCAAGTAAAATATTTTGCAACCAGCACCAGACGCGGAGGTTTAACCAATATATTAGTGCGCCCAAATTTAGTGCCGGATATAAACAACCATGTTACTTGACAAGTTATGTCAATGctcaaagaaaataaaattaccGTACTAGTATTAGGTAAAAAACTAGGACATAGCGTGTGCGTCCCAACGAGGGAGAAGCCAACGGTGCGCTAGTTACGTTCTTCAGGACTAAAAAAGTTCTTCCCTTCATTCATCCATACCTGTTGGATACTGGCACTGATTGCGGTTTCGTTGTCGGTCACAAACTGAAAAAGAGTGAATATAGTAAAGTTTTCAGGCACCTGGTTTAAAAATTTAGCCCCAAGTTTTTTAATGCCACACTTAATTGAGCTCTAGAAATCTCGTATGTATATATTGACTAGAAATATGCTCATGCCAAATTATACAGGTTATGATGGGCTATTGCAAAAGTGCGcgttcgtctaaaataacacggCCCTGGACAAAACCCGATGATATACGACGGTGAACTTGAATTTCTCTTTTGTTCTTTTGGTGGTTTCGGTATGTTataacccacatatcaatcaatcaattaactttGTCTTTTGCGCACGTAGTTCTGTTGGTATTTAGGCTTATCGTTTGTGCTTTCGGTTTAAGAACTCGTCAACAACAGGAAAGCCACTGTTCACCAACATCATCAACGTATATATGGGTAAAATTATGGTAACCTTGGAACTAAAATCATTTACCAAAATATTTTTAATATTGATTCGTGTAATCTGAAGAAGTTAAGCTTGGAAACATTATGCACGCTAAAAAAAAGAAGTACGTGAATATTGGAACAGCATTAAAATGTAGGCAACCGTTGGCTTTGTGGTATTTGCGGGTGTCCGTGGCTAAAACTTGGGTAGAATAATTCTTTTACCGGTATTATTTTCAGAATGCAGTTCTTACTACAGGGGGACAGATACGTTTTGCTTCTTCCATAGTGTTCACAGTGCAATCTTGCATTTATGCAGGCCACAGAAATTGTGAACTGCTGGGGATTTAAGTACGTCATCTATACTTGCGAAATATCTTTTGACTTGGGCGAGCTGGTCACCCATGAACTTGGCCTATATTAGCGAAGTACATATAAACAGGAAGCCTGACACAGGCGAAAAATAGGCGCCAATAAAAAGAATGGTAGGCGCAAGTTAGCGCCTACCTTTTTTAtgtgtcatgttttttttctcatatGTACCGCGCTAACTCAACCTAAGGGCTTACTTGCAGATACGGCACAGCATTAATGGGTAAAGCTGCTTCAAAATCCTGCCAGGCAACAATAAAACAAGAAACAtaaaaattcaagacatctt
Coding sequences within:
- the LOC119183986 gene encoding uncharacterized protein LOC119183986 isoform X2 produces the protein MRCGIHEFVTDNETAISASIQQPATATTVFILEGGFHIYITTTDVQIGVKETENSSTATHSTHDSYARIHV